From Streptomyces sp. NBC_00370, a single genomic window includes:
- a CDS encoding ArsR/SmtB family transcription factor encodes MFSEAELLAVFRALSNPARRQMLVWLKEPMSFAGQEPEDVEIGVCVTDIQQRAGLGQSTTSQYLAMLRQAGLVVATRRGKWTYYRRDETNIARLLQTLRDVF; translated from the coding sequence GTGTTCTCGGAGGCGGAGTTGCTGGCTGTGTTCCGGGCCCTGTCCAACCCGGCCCGCCGCCAGATGCTGGTGTGGCTCAAGGAGCCCATGAGCTTCGCCGGGCAGGAGCCCGAGGACGTCGAGATCGGTGTCTGCGTGACCGACATTCAGCAGCGGGCAGGTCTGGGGCAGTCAACCACCTCGCAGTACCTCGCCATGCTGCGGCAAGCAGGGCTGGTGGTCGCCACCCGGCGGGGCAAGTGGACCTACTACCGCCGCGACGAGACGAACATTGCCCGCCTTCTGCAGACCCTGCGGGACGTGTTCTAG
- a CDS encoding zinc-binding dehydrogenase, protein MSTSMRVMELVRFGDADTAFAARELPRPTPGPGQVLVRVLATSVNPLDLQTRRGDYRDQVALPAVIGNDVSGVVVETGSGADDFQPGDEVWYLAPTFAGQGTYAEFHVVDQALVARKPARLSHVEAAALALVGVTVWEALAERAGVRAGERVLVHGGAGGVGSAAIQVAGALGAEVVTTARAKDHEFVTGLGADITIDFSAGDYVPQVRALGGVDVVLDTVGGNTLSRSPEVLADRGRVVSIVDIPEPQNLLAAWGVNATYHFLFVSPGRAKLDALRRLVDQDKLRPVIGAVLPLADIAQAHTLMESGPAAEGRKRPRGKIAIAVHPLDESPRRTTPLP, encoded by the coding sequence ATGTCGACTTCGATGCGTGTGATGGAACTCGTCCGCTTCGGTGACGCGGACACCGCGTTCGCCGCCCGAGAGCTGCCAAGGCCCACTCCCGGACCAGGGCAGGTGCTGGTGCGCGTGCTGGCCACGTCCGTGAACCCTCTCGACCTGCAGACCCGGCGCGGCGACTACCGCGACCAGGTGGCGCTGCCCGCCGTGATCGGCAATGACGTGTCCGGCGTGGTGGTCGAGACCGGCTCTGGAGCAGACGACTTCCAGCCGGGCGACGAGGTCTGGTACCTGGCACCGACGTTCGCCGGGCAGGGAACCTACGCCGAGTTCCACGTGGTCGACCAGGCCCTGGTCGCCCGCAAACCCGCACGGTTGTCGCACGTCGAGGCCGCCGCTCTCGCGCTCGTCGGCGTGACGGTGTGGGAGGCACTGGCCGAACGCGCCGGGGTGCGGGCCGGGGAACGGGTCCTGGTGCACGGCGGAGCGGGCGGGGTCGGCTCGGCCGCGATCCAGGTCGCCGGCGCGCTGGGAGCCGAGGTGGTGACCACCGCGCGGGCAAAGGATCACGAGTTCGTCACCGGACTGGGAGCCGACATCACGATCGACTTCTCGGCCGGCGACTACGTACCGCAGGTCCGCGCGCTGGGCGGAGTGGACGTCGTACTGGACACGGTGGGTGGGAACACCCTCTCCCGCAGCCCGGAGGTCCTCGCCGACCGAGGTCGCGTGGTATCCATCGTGGACATCCCCGAACCTCAGAACCTGCTCGCCGCGTGGGGCGTGAACGCGACCTACCACTTCCTCTTCGTCAGCCCCGGCCGGGCGAAGCTCGATGCCCTCCGACGACTGGTCGACCAGGACAAACTCCGTCCGGTGATCGGCGCCGTGCTACCGCTGGCCGACATCGCACAGGCGCACACACTGATGGAAAGCGGCCCTGCCGCCGAGGGCCGCAAACGCCCACGCGGCAAGATCGCCATCGCTGTGCACCCCCTGGACGAGTCACCGCGCCGGACAACCCCTTTGCCTTGA
- a CDS encoding SgcJ/EcaC family oxidoreductase — protein MNPSLDTLRDVPARMIEGWNRGDAAAFAADFAHDAELIDFDGTLHKGRDTVIAFQQPAFDTVLKGSRLVQGQVEFARLIGPGCAVVHHRFGMVMAGEEEPPPTRYFLQLFALVWQNDRWEIATLENARRVSLESAMALDAQATT, from the coding sequence ATGAATCCGTCGCTCGACACCCTGCGTGATGTCCCTGCCCGAATGATCGAGGGGTGGAACCGTGGTGACGCGGCCGCGTTCGCCGCGGACTTCGCGCACGACGCGGAGCTCATTGACTTCGACGGCACGCTCCACAAGGGGCGTGACACGGTGATCGCGTTTCAGCAGCCGGCCTTCGACACGGTCCTGAAGGGCTCGCGGCTCGTGCAGGGCCAGGTGGAGTTCGCCCGGCTGATCGGGCCGGGCTGCGCCGTGGTGCATCACCGTTTCGGCATGGTGATGGCCGGTGAAGAGGAACCCCCGCCGACCCGGTACTTCCTGCAGCTGTTCGCGCTGGTCTGGCAGAACGACCGCTGGGAGATCGCGACGCTGGAGAACGCACGCAGGGTCTCGCTGGAGTCCGCCATGGCCCTGGACGCTCAGGCGACCACGTAA
- a CDS encoding helix-turn-helix domain-containing protein, giving the protein MDGDGARLGGVARAEAGLGSAEGFLEKLERSDLPPLRGDRHTGEDFRAEVLSRDLGPLRLTELVTPEGECFRDARSARARDSELWQVEVVTRGHVRAEQGGSTAVLGPTDLVLIDPVRPVRFASSATTHVTMLMPRHLLRLGADDAARLVGVGIRGDRGPGALVSSLVRDMTRSVDGFRAHEADRSAAAVIELIAVTLASRLGDVRPVDDDVLRTRVIGFIEARLSDRDLTPAKVAAAHHVSLRRLHKLFQDQPLTVAALIRRRRLERCRADLARRTTTVAAVAASWGFSDPAHFSRLFKATFGHSPGARVFNDGAPIVNDHLAGAGKDGG; this is encoded by the coding sequence ATGGACGGTGATGGGGCGCGGCTGGGCGGCGTGGCGCGAGCCGAGGCCGGATTGGGAAGCGCCGAGGGGTTTCTGGAGAAGCTTGAGCGCAGCGATCTGCCGCCGCTGCGCGGGGATCGGCATACGGGCGAGGACTTCCGGGCCGAGGTGCTGAGCCGTGACCTGGGCCCTTTGCGGTTGACGGAGTTGGTGACGCCGGAGGGCGAGTGCTTCCGCGACGCCCGCTCCGCGCGTGCACGGGACAGTGAGTTGTGGCAGGTCGAGGTGGTGACGCGGGGGCATGTGCGTGCCGAGCAGGGGGGCAGCACCGCTGTGCTGGGCCCCACAGACCTCGTCCTCATCGACCCGGTGCGGCCGGTGCGGTTCGCCAGTTCCGCGACCACCCACGTGACGATGCTGATGCCGAGGCACCTGTTGCGGCTGGGTGCGGACGACGCGGCGCGGCTGGTCGGTGTAGGGATTCGTGGTGACCGGGGCCCGGGAGCGTTGGTGTCCTCGCTCGTCCGGGACATGACGCGGAGCGTGGACGGGTTCCGTGCGCACGAGGCGGACCGGTCGGCGGCTGCGGTGATCGAACTGATCGCGGTGACGCTGGCGTCCCGCCTGGGTGACGTCCGCCCGGTCGACGACGACGTGCTGCGCACGAGAGTCATCGGCTTCATCGAGGCGAGACTGTCCGACCGGGATCTCACCCCGGCCAAGGTCGCTGCGGCACACCATGTGTCGTTGCGCCGGCTGCACAAGCTCTTCCAGGACCAGCCCCTGACCGTGGCTGCCCTGATCCGCCGGCGGCGTCTGGAGCGGTGCCGCGCGGATCTGGCCCGCAGGACCACCACGGTCGCCGCGGTGGCCGCTTCGTGGGGTTTCTCGGACCCGGCGCACTTCAGCCGCCTGTTCAAGGCCACCTTCGGGCACAGTCCGGGGGCACGCGTGTTCAACGATGGTGCGCCGATCGTCAATGACCACCTCGCCGGAGCGGGCAAGGATGGTGGCTGA
- a CDS encoding sulfite oxidase-like oxidoreductase, producing MGTLSPGFQGRPRSSDGRLPPGQYEAYDFPVLSAGPTPRVSRDTWQFTVTTETGAERTWSWKDLMGLASERPTVDLHCVTKWSKFETHWQGVSLDLLLADVETAAEFALVHAYGGYTTNLPLEDLLDGQAWIAYGYDGEDVPPEHGGPARLLVPHLYLWKSAKWVRGIQLLLEDEPGFWESAGYHDYGDPWREQRYQGD from the coding sequence ATGGGAACCTTGTCACCCGGCTTCCAGGGACGTCCGAGATCTTCCGACGGGCGGCTGCCGCCCGGACAGTACGAGGCGTACGACTTCCCCGTACTGTCCGCCGGACCCACCCCCCGGGTCAGCCGCGACACCTGGCAGTTCACGGTGACCACCGAGACGGGCGCCGAGCGGACCTGGTCCTGGAAGGACCTCATGGGGCTGGCGTCCGAGCGGCCGACCGTGGATCTGCACTGCGTCACCAAGTGGTCCAAGTTCGAAACCCACTGGCAGGGCGTCTCGCTCGACCTGCTGCTCGCCGACGTCGAGACGGCCGCCGAGTTCGCCCTCGTCCACGCCTACGGCGGCTACACCACCAACCTCCCCCTGGAGGACCTGCTCGACGGCCAGGCGTGGATCGCCTACGGCTACGACGGCGAGGACGTGCCGCCCGAGCACGGCGGGCCGGCCCGGCTGCTCGTGCCGCACCTGTACCTGTGGAAGTCGGCGAAGTGGGTGCGCGGGATCCAGCTGCTCCTGGAGGACGAACCGGGGTTCTGGGAGAGCGCCGGCTACCACGACTACGGAGACCCATGGCGCGAACAGCGGTACCAAGGCGACTAG
- a CDS encoding ferredoxin reductase has product MARTAVPRRLGDRLRWRVATLTQRRAETPGASTLLLDVLGWPGHLAGQHVDVRLTAADGYSTQRSYSIASPPGAEQVELTVQRVTDGEVSPYLVDVFGVGDVVELRGPVGGWFVWRPEQTEPVLLVAGGSGLVPLMAMIRARRAVGGRSPFRLIYSVRTPQDLLYQDELRHTDPGLDVAYVFTRTAPDGSRRPSGRLRAEDLVTSGWPPDFEPTVYVCGPTGFVEYAADQLVGLGHAPGLVRTERFGPSGG; this is encoded by the coding sequence ATGGCGCGAACAGCGGTACCAAGGCGACTAGGCGACCGGCTGCGCTGGCGGGTGGCCACACTGACGCAGCGGCGGGCGGAGACTCCGGGCGCGAGCACCCTGCTCCTGGACGTTCTCGGCTGGCCCGGACACCTCGCCGGCCAGCACGTGGACGTGCGGCTGACGGCCGCCGACGGCTACAGCACCCAGCGCAGCTACTCGATCGCCTCCCCACCGGGCGCGGAGCAAGTCGAGCTGACGGTCCAGCGCGTCACGGACGGAGAGGTGTCGCCGTACCTCGTCGACGTGTTCGGTGTCGGTGACGTGGTGGAGCTGCGAGGGCCGGTCGGCGGCTGGTTCGTGTGGCGCCCGGAGCAGACCGAGCCCGTGCTCCTGGTCGCCGGGGGTTCCGGACTCGTCCCCCTGATGGCGATGATCCGCGCACGCCGTGCGGTCGGCGGCCGGTCGCCGTTCCGGCTCATCTACTCGGTGCGCACCCCGCAGGACCTGCTCTACCAGGACGAACTGCGCCACACCGACCCGGGGTTGGACGTGGCGTACGTCTTCACGCGCACCGCTCCCGACGGATCGCGTCGCCCGTCCGGGCGGCTGCGCGCCGAGGATCTGGTGACGTCCGGGTGGCCGCCCGACTTCGAGCCGACCGTCTACGTCTGCGGGCCCACCGGCTTCGTCGAGTACGCGGCCGACCAGCTGGTCGGGCTCGGCCACGCACCCGGACTCGTCCGCACCGAACGCTTCGGTCCCAGCGGAGGCTGA
- a CDS encoding DUF6510 family protein: MTTLPIDAPYDTYEDDAYEDGNVLAGPLSEVFAVDLTAAVTTCTGCGSTGPLARLRVYGRGPGLIARCPHCTHVVLRLVRSPGTAWLDLRGTVSLRIPLDGG; encoded by the coding sequence ATGACCACGCTCCCCATCGACGCACCGTACGACACCTACGAAGACGACGCCTACGAGGACGGCAACGTCCTGGCCGGACCGCTCTCGGAGGTATTTGCCGTCGACCTGACCGCGGCAGTCACCACCTGCACCGGTTGCGGCAGCACGGGACCCCTCGCCCGGCTGCGGGTCTACGGCCGCGGGCCCGGACTGATCGCCCGTTGCCCGCACTGCACTCACGTCGTGCTCCGGCTCGTCCGCAGCCCCGGCACCGCCTGGCTGGACCTGCGCGGAACCGTCAGCCTCCGCATCCCACTGGACGGCGGCTGA
- a CDS encoding DUF7019 family protein, whose amino-acid sequence MTVRYYLYISDAKVDMLLGQIDPDFERRSTTEAGLSLKLFNVRRSVEARVPDRTAKLERVLRHLDKSGQTGSVDEPGPYFRGSLSMQWGPLPGESGGTLVYFGGRTGQTILGLGGAGSHVLGSGAPQTQDFAPSSAPTLLAGLASALAADGAEMPADQPSLAWVHTAGRLLRGRPQTVEFVARRLLTGPSPYPELDARPGMRVLLGSPLYVALAD is encoded by the coding sequence GTGACGGTGCGGTACTACCTGTACATCAGCGACGCCAAGGTCGACATGCTGCTCGGGCAGATCGACCCCGATTTCGAGCGACGGAGCACCACTGAAGCCGGCCTGAGTCTCAAGCTGTTCAACGTAAGGCGCAGCGTCGAAGCACGTGTGCCCGACCGGACCGCCAAGTTGGAGCGTGTCCTGCGGCACCTCGACAAGAGCGGGCAGACCGGTTCGGTTGACGAGCCCGGACCGTATTTCCGCGGCAGTCTGTCCATGCAGTGGGGGCCACTGCCCGGCGAGAGCGGCGGGACGCTGGTGTACTTCGGCGGCCGGACCGGTCAGACGATCCTGGGTCTCGGCGGAGCCGGCAGCCACGTCCTGGGGTCCGGCGCCCCGCAGACCCAGGACTTCGCGCCGTCCTCGGCGCCGACGCTGCTGGCCGGTCTCGCCTCGGCATTGGCGGCGGACGGTGCCGAAATGCCCGCCGACCAGCCTTCGCTGGCCTGGGTGCACACCGCGGGGCGGCTGCTCCGAGGCCGCCCGCAGACCGTGGAGTTCGTCGCCCGGCGCCTGCTGACCGGGCCCAGCCCGTACCCCGAACTCGACGCCCGCCCCGGTATGCGGGTACTGCTCGGCAGCCCCCTGTACGTGGCCCTGGCCGACTGA
- a CDS encoding WD40 repeat domain-containing serine/threonine protein kinase encodes MASTLWQPGEVVLDLYEVLDDVRSGGMGTVQRVRHLGWSVDLAVKTPRPEQVASTSGRRRFEAEAGTWVGLGLHPHTVNCAYVRTVGGVPRVFAEWIDGGDLAQAVTGGRLYEGGTQAALARVLDVAVQTAWGLQHAHDTGLVHQDVKPANVMLETDGTAKVTDFGLAGARAPDADGATASGVTFGGMTRPYCSPEQARAAAGHREIRLTSATDVWSWALTVLEMFTGHRPTNYGQAAAEALDALTANGPEDPRVPPLPPAVAGLLRQCFMTAETARPSRLDEAAGILSEVYGDVLGTPYPRPVPKAAALLADGLSNQALSLLDLGRTEEAEQRWRTAMAADPHSLTATFNFGLHQWRKARKTDAELLAELTSAREIGGDDALGARLIGLVHLERDDREHAAELLGPAAPGEPVPAETAEALAELARDPGARAVVLTGHEGTSVSAVAVTADGGLVLSGDYQGVLRLWDTDSGRCVRELTSEGSHVVAVAVDGEGRIGLVGREEGLPEAWDLLRGERLPLPKGPVAEGVTSVALSADGSVGTTAHTDGTLWFWHLDTGRLVGPVPSRTEHMTALELGDGGAIAVTAGGLGETTIRLWDAGAGVCRAALTEPRSDPLRSAWGGFVRRAAVAPGVRYALQMWDGPMVLWNVATRQIATQVPHDVRDVSTLALTPDGSLAVVGSGQPLRVMQTATGRCLRTFDDGMSRHTSHLAMSGDGSRAVLTMLDGRIKVQPLPVPRYRAPWAYARPRAAGELTDHAGRFRAAMREGERLFEAGHYAQSAACLRTARAVPGHARNPDLLNAWSMLGQHGRRTGLRGAWQKFDFTGRLGSPSAMAFIGDGSVFLAGLFPDRFLLCDAADARNNRMIPSLVTASAAPLMTSDGTAAVVPGRSETALLDLRDDRTVLLDREDIRAVALSDDRAWLLTGEESGTLCLWDVEDVRRQPQYADPSSGFRGHQGPVGAVAISPDRRYGASNAFNGAEEDRRRRYDLDELCGWDLAAGLRLWRHTGRPAGAHLRFAPDGRSVLEWGQFGVHAYDAASGRRIYSVEGPYNIATLQISADGRRAVIAGYGTLVVLDPATGRVLREIPDPGLINTVAVTVDGRFALSGLADEDVHLWDLDQGQRLRVIEGHRGQVFGMALSADARQLLVTELDYTRCLELDWEYEW; translated from the coding sequence ATGGCATCCACACTCTGGCAGCCCGGCGAGGTGGTCCTCGATCTGTACGAGGTACTCGACGACGTGCGAAGCGGCGGCATGGGGACGGTCCAGCGGGTCCGGCACCTGGGCTGGAGCGTGGACCTCGCGGTCAAGACACCCCGACCGGAGCAGGTCGCCTCGACGAGCGGCAGGCGCCGGTTCGAGGCCGAGGCGGGCACCTGGGTGGGCCTGGGCCTGCACCCGCACACCGTCAACTGCGCCTACGTCCGCACCGTCGGCGGCGTGCCCCGGGTTTTCGCCGAGTGGATCGACGGCGGCGACCTCGCCCAGGCCGTGACCGGCGGTCGCCTCTACGAGGGCGGGACCCAGGCCGCCCTCGCGCGCGTCCTGGACGTCGCCGTCCAGACGGCGTGGGGCCTCCAGCACGCCCATGACACCGGCCTGGTCCACCAGGACGTCAAACCCGCCAACGTCATGCTCGAAACCGACGGAACCGCCAAGGTCACCGACTTCGGACTGGCCGGGGCGCGCGCACCGGACGCCGACGGGGCGACCGCGTCCGGCGTCACCTTCGGCGGCATGACGCGCCCATACTGCTCGCCCGAGCAGGCGCGCGCCGCCGCCGGGCACCGGGAGATCCGGCTGACGTCCGCGACGGACGTGTGGTCGTGGGCGCTGACGGTGCTGGAGATGTTCACCGGCCACCGGCCGACCAACTACGGCCAGGCCGCCGCCGAGGCACTGGACGCACTGACAGCCAACGGTCCGGAGGATCCGCGGGTGCCGCCCCTGCCGCCGGCCGTCGCGGGGCTGTTGCGCCAGTGCTTCATGACGGCCGAAACGGCTCGGCCGTCCCGACTCGACGAGGCTGCCGGCATCCTGAGCGAGGTGTACGGCGACGTGCTCGGCACGCCGTACCCGCGGCCGGTCCCGAAGGCGGCCGCTCTGCTGGCGGACGGGCTCTCCAACCAGGCGCTGTCCCTGCTCGACCTCGGGCGGACCGAGGAGGCCGAACAGCGGTGGCGGACGGCGATGGCGGCGGACCCGCACAGCCTGACCGCCACCTTCAACTTCGGCCTGCACCAGTGGCGCAAGGCGCGCAAGACCGACGCGGAACTCCTCGCCGAGCTGACGTCCGCCCGTGAGATCGGCGGCGACGACGCCCTGGGCGCGCGCCTGATCGGACTGGTGCACCTGGAGCGCGACGACCGCGAACACGCGGCGGAGCTGCTGGGCCCGGCCGCCCCGGGTGAACCGGTACCGGCCGAAACCGCGGAGGCGCTGGCGGAGTTGGCCCGCGATCCGGGGGCCCGCGCGGTGGTCCTGACCGGCCACGAGGGGACGTCGGTGAGCGCCGTGGCTGTGACGGCCGACGGAGGCCTGGTGCTGTCCGGGGACTACCAGGGGGTCCTCCGGCTGTGGGATACGGACAGCGGCCGCTGCGTGCGGGAGCTGACGTCCGAGGGTTCGCACGTCGTGGCAGTCGCGGTGGACGGCGAAGGGCGGATCGGTCTGGTCGGCCGCGAGGAGGGCCTGCCGGAGGCGTGGGACCTCTTGCGCGGCGAGCGGCTGCCTCTGCCGAAGGGCCCGGTCGCCGAGGGCGTCACCTCGGTCGCACTCAGCGCTGACGGGTCGGTCGGCACCACCGCGCACACGGACGGCACGCTGTGGTTCTGGCACCTGGACACGGGACGGCTTGTGGGCCCGGTCCCGAGCCGGACGGAACACATGACCGCGCTGGAACTCGGCGACGGCGGCGCCATCGCCGTGACCGCAGGAGGCCTGGGAGAGACGACGATCCGCCTGTGGGATGCCGGTGCGGGCGTGTGCCGGGCCGCTCTCACGGAGCCGCGCTCCGATCCGCTTCGCTCGGCGTGGGGCGGCTTCGTGCGAAGGGCCGCGGTGGCCCCGGGCGTGCGATACGCCCTGCAGATGTGGGACGGGCCGATGGTGCTGTGGAACGTGGCAACCCGCCAAATCGCCACGCAGGTGCCCCACGACGTGAGGGACGTCTCCACGCTCGCGCTGACACCCGACGGCTCGCTCGCCGTCGTGGGAAGCGGTCAGCCGCTCCGCGTCATGCAGACGGCGACGGGCCGCTGCCTGCGCACGTTCGACGACGGCATGTCCCGCCACACGTCCCACCTCGCGATGAGCGGCGACGGAAGCCGTGCCGTGCTGACCATGCTCGACGGGCGGATCAAGGTGCAGCCCCTGCCGGTCCCCCGCTACCGCGCCCCGTGGGCGTACGCCCGGCCCCGGGCCGCCGGTGAACTGACCGATCACGCCGGGCGGTTCCGGGCGGCGATGCGCGAGGGCGAGCGGCTCTTCGAGGCAGGCCACTACGCGCAGTCGGCCGCCTGCCTGCGTACCGCGCGGGCCGTGCCGGGCCACGCGCGCAATCCCGATCTGCTCAACGCCTGGAGCATGCTCGGGCAGCACGGGCGGCGCACGGGACTACGCGGTGCCTGGCAGAAGTTCGACTTCACCGGGCGTCTCGGCAGTCCCTCGGCGATGGCCTTCATCGGGGACGGGAGCGTGTTCCTCGCCGGGCTTTTCCCCGACCGGTTCCTGCTGTGCGACGCCGCCGACGCCCGGAACAACCGCATGATCCCTTCACTGGTCACAGCGTCCGCCGCTCCGTTGATGACGAGCGACGGGACCGCCGCGGTCGTCCCGGGCCGGTCGGAGACCGCCCTGCTCGACCTGAGGGACGACCGGACCGTCCTGCTGGACCGTGAGGACATCCGGGCGGTGGCCCTGTCCGACGACCGTGCCTGGCTGCTGACCGGCGAGGAGAGCGGAACGCTGTGCCTCTGGGACGTCGAGGACGTACGGCGGCAGCCGCAGTACGCGGACCCGTCCTCCGGTTTCCGGGGCCACCAGGGGCCGGTGGGCGCCGTCGCGATCAGCCCCGACCGCCGGTACGGGGCGTCGAACGCCTTCAACGGCGCCGAGGAGGACCGGCGGCGACGGTACGACCTGGACGAGCTCTGCGGCTGGGACCTGGCGGCGGGCCTGCGGCTGTGGCGGCACACCGGGCGCCCGGCCGGGGCGCACCTGCGCTTCGCCCCGGACGGCCGAAGCGTGCTGGAATGGGGCCAGTTCGGCGTGCACGCCTACGACGCCGCGAGCGGCCGCCGGATCTACTCGGTGGAGGGCCCGTACAACATCGCCACGCTTCAGATCTCCGCGGACGGCCGGCGTGCGGTGATCGCCGGATACGGCACCTTGGTCGTCCTCGACCCGGCGACGGGCCGCGTGCTCCGCGAGATCCCGGACCCCGGCCTGATCAACACCGTCGCCGTCACCGTGGACGGCCGGTTCGCCCTTTCCGGCCTCGCGGACGAGGACGTCCACCTGTGGGACCTGGACCAGGGGCAGCGGCTGCGCGTCATTGAAGGACACCGCGGCCAGGTCTTCGGCATGGCCCTGAGCGCCGATGCCCGCCAGCTGCTGGTGACCGAACTCGACTACACGCGCTGCCTGGAACTCGACTGGGAGTACGAGTGGTGA
- a CDS encoding FHA domain-containing serine/threonine-protein kinase has protein sequence MPSSVTLTLYGAPAAAEYVFGDRTTCLVGRARECGIRLARSQKDASRHHCMLDVNPPHVRVRDLDSRNGTYVNGERIPSGPAGRDLTDGDEIAVGDTVLRVCVQAGEPATVSAEARDPADAVHTLMAAAEAGEPDAAGIRGYRLLQELGRGGQGIVHLAQDEQTGELRALKTLLAHGALDPAARDGFLREFACTRALRHPNIVAFLGGGAHGRTFYFTSEYCRLGSVADVAARAGGRLSVDQAVGVALQTLRGLHYAHAAEVPVQLADGTSVTHRGLVHRDIKPQNLLLTGRRDHATVKIADFGLSKAFDSAGLSGHTLTGAMGGTLAFMPRGQVIDFKYARPEVDLWATAASLYWMLTGSPPRDFPAGTDPVGVVLHEPPVPVRDRLPALPRRLAAVIDTALVDKPHIAPTTAAELAQAIRQAL, from the coding sequence ATGCCGTCCTCCGTCACCCTGACCCTGTACGGCGCGCCCGCGGCAGCCGAGTACGTCTTCGGCGACCGCACGACGTGCCTGGTCGGCCGCGCTCGCGAATGCGGTATCCGGCTGGCCAGATCGCAGAAGGACGCCTCCCGGCACCACTGCATGCTCGACGTCAATCCCCCGCACGTGCGGGTACGGGACCTCGACAGCCGCAACGGCACGTACGTCAACGGGGAGCGCATTCCGTCCGGTCCGGCCGGGCGGGACCTGACCGACGGTGACGAGATCGCCGTCGGCGACACGGTGCTACGGGTCTGTGTCCAGGCCGGGGAACCCGCGACCGTGTCCGCCGAGGCACGAGACCCCGCCGACGCCGTGCACACACTCATGGCCGCAGCCGAGGCCGGAGAACCGGACGCGGCCGGCATCCGCGGCTACCGCCTCCTCCAGGAACTCGGCCGCGGCGGACAAGGCATCGTCCATCTCGCCCAGGACGAGCAAACCGGCGAACTCCGCGCTCTCAAGACGCTGTTGGCGCACGGCGCCCTCGACCCCGCCGCCCGTGACGGCTTCCTGCGCGAGTTCGCCTGCACGCGCGCCCTGCGCCATCCCAACATCGTCGCCTTCCTCGGCGGCGGCGCGCACGGCCGCACCTTCTACTTCACCAGCGAGTACTGCCGACTGGGCAGCGTGGCCGACGTCGCCGCCCGAGCCGGTGGCAGGCTGAGCGTCGACCAAGCCGTGGGCGTGGCCCTCCAGACGCTCCGCGGACTGCACTACGCGCACGCCGCGGAGGTGCCCGTACAGCTTGCTGACGGGACGTCAGTCACCCACCGTGGACTGGTACATCGCGACATCAAGCCGCAGAACCTCCTGCTCACCGGCCGCAGAGACCACGCGACCGTCAAAATCGCCGACTTCGGCCTGTCCAAGGCGTTCGACAGCGCCGGCCTGTCCGGCCACACCCTCACCGGCGCGATGGGCGGCACCCTGGCCTTCATGCCACGCGGCCAGGTCATCGACTTCAAGTACGCACGGCCCGAGGTCGATCTGTGGGCTACGGCGGCCAGCCTGTACTGGATGCTCACCGGTTCGCCACCGCGCGACTTCCCCGCCGGCACAGACCCGGTCGGCGTCGTCCTGCACGAACCGCCCGTACCTGTACGGGACCGACTACCCGCGCTGCCGCGCCGACTTGCCGCGGTCATCGACACCGCTCTCGTCGACAAGCCCCACATCGCTCCCACAACGGCAGCCGAATTGGCGCAGGCAATCCGTCAAGCCCTCTGA